Proteins co-encoded in one Kocuria flava genomic window:
- the rplJ gene encoding 50S ribosomal protein L10: MANPEKAAAVAELKELFSNSDAAVLTEYRGLTVAQLKELRRSLGENAEYAVVKNTLTAIAAKELGIDAFDGQLAGPSAIAFVSGDPVEAAKSLRDFAKANPQLVVKGGYLEGKALSEAEIKQLADLESREVLLAKVAGAAQASLSKAAALFQAPLSKTVRTAEALRAKVEEQGA; the protein is encoded by the coding sequence ATGGCGAACCCGGAAAAGGCAGCCGCGGTCGCCGAGTTGAAGGAGCTGTTCTCCAACTCGGACGCTGCTGTCCTGACTGAGTACCGCGGTCTCACCGTGGCCCAGCTCAAGGAGCTGCGCCGCTCGCTCGGTGAGAACGCCGAATACGCCGTGGTGAAGAACACGCTGACCGCGATCGCGGCCAAGGAGCTGGGCATCGACGCGTTCGACGGCCAGCTCGCCGGCCCGAGCGCCATCGCCTTCGTCTCGGGCGACCCCGTCGAGGCCGCCAAGAGCCTGCGTGACTTCGCCAAGGCGAACCCGCAGCTCGTGGTCAAGGGCGGCTACCTCGAGGGCAAGGCGCTCAGCGAGGCCGAGATCAAGCAGCTCGCGGACCTCGAGTCCCGCGAGGTGCTGCTCGCCAAGGTCGCCGGCGCCGCCCAGGCGTCGCTGTCCAAGGCCGCCGCGCTGTTCCAGGCCCCGCTGTCCAAGACCGTCCGCACCGCGGAGGCGCTGCGCGCCAAGGTCGAGGAGCAGGGCGCCTAA
- the rplK gene encoding 50S ribosomal protein L11, producing the protein MAPKKKVAGLIKLQIQAGAANPAPPVGPALGQHGVNIMEFCKAYNAATESQRGNIVPVEITVYEDRSFTFITKTPPAAQLIKKAAGVAKGSGVPHTQKVGKLTMDQVREIAETKKEDLNANDVEAAAKIIAGTARSMGIEVE; encoded by the coding sequence ATGGCTCCCAAGAAGAAGGTCGCAGGCCTGATCAAGCTGCAGATCCAGGCAGGTGCCGCCAACCCGGCTCCTCCCGTGGGTCCGGCTCTCGGTCAGCACGGCGTCAACATCATGGAATTCTGCAAGGCCTACAACGCGGCCACGGAGTCCCAGCGGGGCAACATCGTCCCCGTCGAGATCACGGTCTACGAGGACCGCTCGTTCACCTTCATCACGAAGACCCCGCCCGCCGCGCAGCTGATCAAGAAGGCCGCCGGCGTCGCCAAGGGCTCCGGTGTCCCGCACACCCAGAAGGTCGGCAAGCTCACCATGGACCAGGTCCGTGAGATCGCCGAGACCAAGAAGGAGGACCTCAACGCCAACGACGTCGAGGCCGCGGCCAAGATCATCGCCGGCACCGCCCGTTCCATGGGCATCGAGGTCGAGTGA
- a CDS encoding pyridoxal phosphate-dependent aminotransferase — MTASRISRRVGAIAESATLAVDAKAKALKAAGRPVIGFGAGEPDFPTPQYIVDAAAEALRDPANFRYSPAAGLPELRRAIAEQTARDSGLDVDPSRVLVTNGGKQAVFQAFATVVDEGDDVLLPAPYWTTYPEAIKLAGGRPVEVFAGPELGYKVTPELLEQAWTPRTKALLFCSPSNPTGAVYTPEETAAVGRWAAEKGIFVLTDEIYQHLTYDGVPFTSIAAAVPELGENVVLLNGVAKTYAMTGWRVGWLIGAPDVVKAATNLQSHLTSNVNNIAQRAALAAVSGPLDEVHRMRESFDRRRRALVAGLDAIEGVQCPVPTGAFYAYADVRGLLGRRFGDVTPRTSAELAGLVLERAEVAVVPGEAFGPSGFLRLSYALGDDDLAEGVRRLQELLGSAA; from the coding sequence ATGACCGCATCCCGCATCTCCCGGCGCGTCGGCGCCATCGCAGAGTCCGCGACGCTCGCGGTCGACGCGAAGGCCAAGGCGCTCAAGGCCGCCGGCCGGCCCGTGATCGGCTTCGGCGCCGGGGAGCCGGACTTCCCGACCCCGCAGTACATCGTCGACGCCGCGGCCGAGGCCCTGCGCGACCCCGCGAACTTCCGCTACTCCCCCGCCGCCGGCCTGCCCGAGCTGCGGCGGGCGATCGCCGAGCAGACCGCCCGGGACAGCGGCCTCGACGTGGACCCGTCCCGGGTGCTCGTGACCAACGGCGGCAAGCAGGCCGTCTTCCAGGCCTTCGCGACCGTCGTGGACGAGGGCGACGACGTGCTGCTGCCCGCCCCGTACTGGACGACCTACCCGGAGGCGATCAAGCTCGCCGGCGGCCGGCCCGTCGAGGTCTTCGCCGGTCCCGAGCTCGGCTACAAGGTCACCCCCGAGCTGCTCGAGCAGGCGTGGACGCCGCGCACCAAGGCGCTGCTGTTCTGCTCGCCGTCGAACCCCACGGGCGCGGTGTACACCCCCGAGGAGACCGCGGCCGTGGGCCGCTGGGCCGCGGAGAAGGGGATCTTCGTCCTCACCGACGAGATCTACCAGCACCTGACCTACGACGGCGTGCCGTTCACCTCGATCGCCGCCGCCGTCCCCGAGCTGGGCGAGAACGTGGTGCTGCTCAACGGCGTGGCCAAGACCTACGCGATGACCGGCTGGCGCGTGGGCTGGCTGATCGGCGCTCCGGACGTCGTGAAGGCCGCGACGAACCTGCAGTCCCACCTGACCTCCAACGTCAACAACATCGCCCAGCGCGCCGCGCTCGCCGCGGTCTCCGGGCCGCTGGACGAGGTGCACCGGATGCGGGAGTCCTTCGACCGCCGGCGCCGGGCGCTCGTGGCCGGCCTCGACGCGATCGAGGGCGTGCAGTGCCCCGTGCCGACCGGCGCCTTCTACGCCTACGCCGACGTGCGGGGGCTGCTGGGCCGCCGCTTCGGCGACGTGACCCCGCGGACCTCGGCGGAGCTCGCCGGGCTGGTCCTGGAGCGGGCGGAGGTCGCGGTGGTCCCCGGCGAGGCGTTCGGGCCCTCCGGGTTCCTGCGCCTGTCCTACGCCCTGGGCGACGACGACCTCGCCGAGGGCGTGCGCCGGCTCCAGGAGCTGCTCGGGAGCGCGGCGTGA
- the secE gene encoding preprotein translocase subunit SecE: protein MSQTTAGRVPGQPSGPGAEGSRGILGRLLLFLRQVVGELRKVVTPTRRELVNYVLVVLVFVAFMMVLISVLDLAFGQAALWVFGQGSNAAGG, encoded by the coding sequence ATGTCGCAGACCACCGCCGGCCGGGTCCCGGGACAGCCCTCCGGCCCCGGCGCCGAGGGGTCCCGCGGGATCCTGGGCCGGCTCCTGCTGTTCCTGCGCCAGGTGGTGGGCGAGCTCCGGAAGGTCGTCACCCCGACCCGGCGCGAGCTGGTCAACTACGTCCTGGTCGTCCTCGTGTTCGTCGCGTTCATGATGGTGCTGATCTCCGTCCTGGACCTGGCGTTCGGCCAGGCCGCCCTGTGGGTCTTCGGGCAGGGGAGCAACGCCGCCGGCGGCTGA
- the gcvP gene encoding aminomethyl-transferring glycine dehydrogenase, with amino-acid sequence MSFLARHLGPDAAETRTMLETVGAADLDDLVARAVPRGIVADAPLRLPAPMSEHEALTALRRIAAKNRVMTQMIGQGYAETVTPPVLRRNILENPAWYTSYTPYQPEISQGRLEALLTFQNAVMDLTGLDLANASLLDESSAVAEAVLMMRRANRRSTSDRVLVDARTLPQTLAVLRGRCRAVGVELVVADLTAELPEGEFFGVVLAHVGVDGDVAELAPRVEQARAAGALVTATTDLLALTLLRSPGEQDVDIAVGSAQRFGVPLFFGGPHAAFIACRKGFERNLPGRLVGVSTDSSGRPAYRLALQTREQHIRREKATSNICTAQALLAVVAGAYAAYHGPDGLRAIAERVHGLAARLATGLAAAGTTVVHEHFFDTVLAQVPGRADAVVAAAAERGINLRRVDADRVSVSLGEPHDERDVDAVLAAFGAAAPEQDAPEGAWALPGALLRTDGYLAHPVFNTHRSETAMMRWLRGLADKDLALDRTMIPLGSCTMKLNAAAEMEPISWPELASIHPLAPEDQTLGWQELIGQLETWLTEITGYAAVSVQPNAGSQGELAGLLAIRRYHLSRGDRQRKTILIPSSAHGTNAASAVLADLKVVVVATAADGSVDMADLRERIAQTGDELAGIMITYPSTHGVFEEQVTEVCAAVHEAGGQVYVDGANLNALMGLARPGRFGGDVSHLNLHKTFCIPHGGGGPGVGPVAVAEHLVPFLPEDPAAAAADPEAEAFPVSQARWGSAGVLPISWMYIAMTGGEGLTESSRTAILAANYVSARLADVFPTLYTGPGGFVAHECILDLRPLTKASGVTAEDVCKRLIDYGFHAPTLAFPVAGTLMVEPTESENLAELDRFVDAMRAIHAEMTAVAEGEVAVEDSVLRHAPHTAEVLTADDWDRAYPRSLAAYPLPELRLGKYWSPVGRVENAAGDRNLVCSCPPIEAFAAAERAEREEALEQEAAR; translated from the coding sequence TTGTCCTTCCTGGCACGCCACCTCGGCCCCGACGCGGCCGAGACCCGGACCATGCTCGAGACGGTCGGCGCGGCCGACCTCGACGACCTCGTCGCCCGCGCGGTCCCGCGCGGGATCGTCGCCGACGCCCCGCTGCGCCTGCCCGCGCCGATGTCGGAGCACGAGGCCCTCACGGCCCTGCGCCGGATCGCGGCCAAGAACCGCGTGATGACCCAGATGATCGGCCAGGGCTACGCCGAGACCGTGACCCCGCCGGTGCTGCGGCGCAACATCCTCGAGAACCCCGCCTGGTACACCTCCTACACCCCGTACCAGCCGGAGATCTCCCAGGGCCGGCTCGAGGCCCTGCTGACCTTCCAGAACGCGGTCATGGACCTCACCGGCCTCGACCTCGCCAACGCCTCCCTGCTGGACGAGTCCTCGGCCGTGGCCGAGGCGGTGCTCATGATGCGCCGCGCCAACCGGCGCTCGACGAGCGACCGGGTGCTCGTCGACGCCCGCACCCTGCCGCAGACCCTCGCCGTGCTGCGCGGACGCTGCCGGGCCGTGGGCGTCGAGCTCGTCGTCGCGGACCTCACCGCGGAGCTGCCCGAGGGCGAGTTCTTCGGCGTGGTCCTGGCCCACGTCGGCGTCGACGGCGACGTCGCCGAGCTGGCCCCCCGCGTCGAGCAGGCCCGTGCCGCCGGCGCGCTCGTGACCGCGACCACCGACCTGCTGGCGCTGACCCTGCTGCGCTCCCCGGGGGAGCAGGACGTGGACATCGCCGTCGGCTCCGCCCAGCGCTTCGGGGTGCCCCTGTTCTTCGGCGGCCCCCACGCCGCGTTCATCGCCTGCCGCAAGGGCTTCGAGCGCAACCTGCCGGGCCGCCTCGTGGGCGTGTCCACCGACTCCTCCGGCCGGCCCGCCTACCGGCTCGCGCTGCAGACCCGCGAGCAGCACATCCGCCGCGAGAAGGCCACCTCCAACATCTGCACCGCCCAGGCGCTGCTGGCCGTCGTGGCCGGCGCCTACGCCGCCTACCACGGCCCCGACGGGCTGCGCGCGATCGCCGAGCGCGTGCACGGGCTCGCCGCCCGCCTCGCCACCGGCCTGGCGGCCGCCGGCACCACCGTGGTGCACGAGCACTTCTTCGACACCGTCCTCGCGCAGGTCCCCGGCCGCGCCGACGCCGTGGTCGCCGCCGCCGCCGAGCGGGGGATCAACCTGCGCCGCGTCGACGCCGACCGGGTCTCCGTCTCCCTGGGCGAGCCGCACGACGAGCGCGACGTCGACGCCGTGCTCGCGGCCTTCGGCGCCGCCGCCCCCGAGCAGGACGCGCCGGAGGGCGCGTGGGCGCTGCCCGGGGCCCTGCTGCGCACCGACGGCTACCTCGCCCACCCGGTGTTCAACACCCACCGCTCCGAGACCGCCATGATGCGCTGGCTGCGCGGGCTGGCGGACAAGGACCTGGCCCTGGACCGCACGATGATCCCGCTGGGCTCGTGCACCATGAAGCTCAACGCCGCCGCCGAGATGGAGCCGATCAGCTGGCCCGAGCTCGCCTCGATCCACCCGCTGGCCCCCGAGGACCAGACCCTGGGCTGGCAGGAGCTCATCGGCCAGCTCGAGACCTGGCTGACCGAGATCACCGGCTACGCCGCCGTGTCCGTCCAGCCCAACGCCGGCTCCCAGGGCGAGCTGGCCGGGCTGCTCGCGATCCGCCGCTACCACCTCTCCCGCGGCGACCGGCAGCGCAAGACGATCCTCATCCCCTCCTCCGCCCACGGGACCAACGCGGCCTCGGCCGTGCTCGCCGACCTCAAGGTCGTCGTCGTCGCCACCGCCGCCGACGGCTCGGTGGACATGGCGGACCTGCGGGAGCGGATCGCGCAGACCGGCGACGAGCTCGCCGGGATCATGATCACCTACCCCTCGACCCACGGGGTGTTCGAGGAGCAGGTCACCGAGGTCTGCGCCGCCGTGCACGAGGCCGGCGGCCAGGTCTACGTCGACGGCGCCAATCTCAACGCCCTCATGGGCCTGGCCCGGCCCGGGCGCTTCGGCGGGGACGTCTCCCACCTGAACCTGCACAAGACCTTCTGCATCCCCCACGGCGGGGGCGGGCCCGGCGTGGGCCCCGTCGCGGTGGCCGAGCACCTCGTGCCGTTCCTGCCCGAGGACCCGGCGGCCGCCGCGGCCGACCCGGAGGCCGAGGCGTTCCCGGTCTCCCAGGCCCGCTGGGGCTCCGCCGGGGTGCTGCCGATCTCCTGGATGTACATCGCCATGACCGGCGGGGAGGGCCTCACCGAGTCCTCGCGCACCGCCATCCTGGCGGCGAACTACGTCTCGGCGCGCCTGGCCGACGTCTTCCCGACGCTCTACACGGGCCCGGGCGGGTTCGTCGCCCACGAGTGCATCCTCGACCTGCGCCCGCTGACCAAGGCCTCCGGGGTCACCGCCGAGGACGTGTGCAAGCGGCTGATCGACTACGGCTTCCACGCCCCGACCCTCGCGTTCCCCGTCGCGGGCACGCTGATGGTCGAGCCGACCGAGTCGGAGAACCTCGCCGAGCTGGACCGCTTCGTCGACGCGATGCGCGCCATCCACGCCGAGATGACGGCCGTCGCCGAGGGGGAGGTCGCGGTGGAGGACTCCGTGCTGCGCCACGCCCCGCACACGGCCGAGGTGCTCACCGCCGACGACTGGGACCGGGCCTACCCGCGCTCCCTGGCCGCCTACCCCCTGCCCGAGCTGCGCCTGGGCAAGTACTGGTCGCCCGTGGGCCGCGTCGAGAACGCCGCCGGCGACCGCAACCTGGTCTGCAGCTGCCCGCCGATCGAGGCGTTCGCCGCCGCCGAGCGCGCCGAGCGCGAGGAGGCCCTGGAGCAGGAGGCCGCCCGGTGA
- the nusG gene encoding transcription termination/antitermination protein NusG, which translates to MTEHELDNGTETAEAAEGAAEQQTQADATEQAATEQAEAPQAAEGVAVQDADEPAAAEQTPEPAVDPLEEFKSQLRRQEGDWYVIHTYAGYENRVKTNLETRIQSLNMEEDIFQIEVPMEEVVEIKNAQRKTVRRVRIPGYVLVRMNLTDASWGAVRHTPGVTGFVGQDAYNPVPLRLDEVVEMLNPTFETPAAAGAEAAERPSAQPQVDVDFEVGESVIVKEGPFETLPATISEIKVESQQLVVLVSIFERETPVTLGFNQVSKI; encoded by the coding sequence GTGACCGAGCACGAGCTCGACAACGGCACCGAGACCGCCGAGGCGGCGGAGGGCGCCGCCGAGCAGCAGACGCAGGCCGACGCGACCGAGCAGGCCGCGACCGAGCAGGCCGAGGCTCCGCAGGCCGCCGAGGGCGTCGCCGTGCAGGACGCGGACGAGCCCGCGGCCGCCGAGCAGACCCCCGAGCCGGCCGTGGACCCCCTCGAGGAGTTCAAGTCGCAGCTGCGCCGCCAGGAGGGCGACTGGTACGTCATCCACACCTACGCCGGCTACGAGAACCGCGTGAAGACGAACCTCGAGACCCGTATCCAGTCCCTCAACATGGAGGAGGACATCTTCCAGATCGAGGTGCCGATGGAGGAGGTCGTCGAGATCAAGAACGCGCAGCGCAAGACCGTGCGCCGCGTGCGGATCCCGGGCTACGTGCTCGTGCGGATGAACCTCACCGACGCCTCGTGGGGCGCCGTGCGCCACACCCCGGGCGTGACCGGCTTCGTGGGCCAGGACGCCTACAACCCCGTGCCCCTGCGCCTCGACGAGGTCGTCGAGATGCTCAACCCGACCTTCGAGACCCCGGCCGCCGCCGGCGCCGAGGCCGCCGAGCGCCCGAGCGCCCAGCCGCAGGTGGACGTCGACTTCGAGGTCGGTGAGTCCGTCATCGTCAAGGAGGGCCCGTTCGAGACCCTCCCCGCCACGATCTCCGAGATCAAGGTCGAGTCCCAGCAGCTCGTCGTGCTCGTGTCCATCTTCGAGCGCGAGACGCCGGTGACCCTCGGCTTCAACCAGGTCTCCAAGATCTGA
- the ppk2 gene encoding polyphosphate kinase 2, producing the protein MAEGADPGRENLREFIDKIVGQGYTVRDGQSPDPDLVDPGGSAVQTWREDYPYDELMSREDYELEKYRLQIELLKFQYWAQDHELQHVIVFEGRDAAGKGGTIKRFTEYLNPRAARVVALTTPSDRERGQWYFQRYVGHLPTAGEIVMFDRSWYNRAVVEPVMGFCTPEQYEQFMAQAPVFEKMLVDSGIHLTKFWFSVTQQEQRTRFAIRQIDPVRRWKLSPNDLASLDRWEDYTEAKEEMFLRTDTDHAPWITVKSNDKKRARLNAMRYFLDQFDYEDKDPEVVHAPDPLIVRRGRDAVGD; encoded by the coding sequence ATGGCCGAGGGCGCGGACCCGGGACGGGAGAACCTGCGGGAGTTCATCGACAAGATCGTCGGGCAGGGCTACACGGTGCGCGACGGGCAGTCGCCCGACCCCGACCTGGTCGACCCGGGGGGCTCGGCGGTTCAGACCTGGCGGGAGGACTATCCCTACGACGAGCTGATGTCGCGGGAGGACTACGAGCTGGAGAAGTACCGGCTGCAGATCGAGCTGCTGAAGTTCCAGTACTGGGCCCAGGACCACGAGCTCCAGCACGTGATCGTCTTCGAGGGCCGCGACGCGGCGGGCAAGGGCGGGACGATCAAGCGCTTCACCGAGTACCTCAATCCCCGGGCGGCCCGGGTCGTGGCCCTGACCACGCCCTCGGACCGGGAGCGGGGGCAGTGGTACTTCCAGCGCTACGTCGGCCACCTGCCCACGGCCGGGGAGATCGTGATGTTCGACCGCTCCTGGTACAACCGGGCGGTGGTCGAGCCGGTCATGGGCTTCTGCACCCCGGAGCAGTACGAGCAGTTCATGGCCCAGGCCCCGGTGTTCGAGAAGATGCTCGTGGACTCCGGGATCCACCTGACGAAGTTCTGGTTCTCCGTCACCCAGCAGGAGCAGCGCACCCGCTTCGCGATCCGCCAGATCGATCCGGTGCGGCGGTGGAAGCTCTCCCCCAACGACCTGGCGTCCCTGGACCGGTGGGAGGACTACACGGAGGCGAAGGAGGAGATGTTCCTGCGCACCGACACCGACCACGCCCCGTGGATCACGGTGAAGTCCAACGACAAGAAGCGCGCCCGGCTCAACGCGATGCGATACTTCCTGGACCAGTTCGACTACGAGGACAAGGACCCGGAGGTGGTCCACGCCCCGGACCCGCTCATCGTGCGCCGGGGCCGGGACGCGGTCGGCGACTGA
- the rplL gene encoding 50S ribosomal protein L7/L12, giving the protein MAKLTTEELIDAFKELSLIELSEFVKAFEETFDVTAAAPVAVAGAAAPAAGAAEEAEEQTEFDVVLEAAGDKKIQVIKEVRALTSLGLKEAKDLVDSAPKAVLEGANKETADKAKEALEGAGATVTLK; this is encoded by the coding sequence ATGGCCAAGCTCACCACCGAAGAACTGATCGACGCCTTCAAGGAGCTCTCCCTGATCGAGCTCTCCGAGTTCGTCAAGGCGTTCGAGGAGACCTTCGACGTCACCGCCGCCGCCCCCGTGGCCGTCGCCGGCGCGGCCGCCCCGGCCGCCGGTGCCGCCGAGGAGGCCGAGGAGCAGACCGAGTTCGACGTCGTCCTCGAGGCCGCCGGCGACAAGAAGATCCAGGTCATCAAGGAGGTCCGCGCGCTGACCTCCCTCGGCCTCAAGGAGGCCAAGGACCTCGTGGACTCGGCCCCCAAGGCCGTGCTCGAGGGCGCCAACAAGGAGACCGCGGACAAGGCCAAGGAGGCCCTCGAGGGCGCCGGCGCCACCGTCACCCTCAAGTAG
- the gcvT gene encoding glycine cleavage system aminomethyltransferase GcvT, whose amino-acid sequence MSARTTPLEAAHREAGAVFTDFGGWQMPLKYANDVAEHHAVRRAAGLFDLSHMGEIAVEGPQAAQFLDAALVSRMSVLAPGRAKYTLLVDEDGRVLDDLITYRLAEDRFLVVPNAANTATALRELRARAEGFDVVVEDRTEATALVAVQGPAAEDVLLAAGCADAEAVRALRYYACVPTEVAGVPALVARTGYTGEDGFELYTAPEHARTVWDALLAAGEDRGVVPAGLAARDSLRLEAGMPLYGHELGTGTTAAEAGLGRLVEAALRTKEGPFTGRAALEAQAASAPARVLVGLRGLGRRPVRAGNAVVSGDEQVGEVTSGVPSPTLGHPVAMALVRPEVSAPGTALEADVRGRRAPVEVVELPFYRRG is encoded by the coding sequence GTGAGCGCCCGCACCACCCCGCTCGAGGCCGCCCACCGGGAGGCCGGCGCCGTGTTCACCGACTTCGGCGGCTGGCAGATGCCGCTGAAGTACGCCAACGACGTCGCCGAGCACCACGCGGTGCGCCGGGCCGCCGGGCTCTTCGACCTCTCCCACATGGGCGAGATCGCGGTCGAGGGCCCGCAGGCGGCGCAGTTCCTGGACGCCGCGCTCGTCTCCCGGATGAGCGTCCTGGCCCCCGGCCGCGCCAAGTACACCCTGCTCGTGGACGAGGACGGGCGGGTGCTCGACGACCTGATCACCTACCGCCTCGCCGAGGACCGGTTCCTCGTGGTGCCCAACGCCGCCAACACGGCGACCGCGCTGCGGGAGCTGCGCGCGCGGGCGGAGGGCTTCGACGTCGTCGTCGAGGACCGCACGGAGGCCACGGCCCTCGTGGCCGTCCAGGGCCCGGCGGCCGAGGACGTCCTGCTCGCCGCCGGCTGCGCCGACGCGGAGGCCGTGCGCGCCCTGCGCTACTACGCGTGCGTGCCCACCGAGGTCGCGGGCGTGCCCGCGCTGGTGGCCCGCACCGGGTACACCGGCGAGGACGGCTTCGAGCTGTACACGGCCCCCGAGCACGCCCGCACGGTCTGGGACGCGCTGCTGGCGGCGGGGGAGGACCGGGGCGTGGTGCCCGCGGGCCTGGCCGCCCGCGACTCGCTGCGCCTGGAGGCCGGGATGCCGCTCTACGGCCACGAGCTGGGCACGGGGACCACGGCCGCCGAGGCCGGCCTCGGCCGGCTCGTCGAGGCGGCCCTGCGGACCAAGGAGGGACCGTTCACCGGCCGCGCCGCGCTCGAGGCGCAGGCCGCGTCCGCGCCCGCGCGGGTGCTCGTGGGGCTCAGGGGGCTGGGGCGGCGGCCGGTGCGCGCCGGCAACGCCGTGGTCTCCGGCGACGAGCAGGTCGGCGAGGTCACCTCCGGGGTGCCGTCCCCGACCCTCGGCCACCCGGTCGCGATGGCCCTCGTGCGCCCGGAGGTCTCCGCCCCCGGCACGGCGCTCGAGGCCGACGTGCGCGGCCGGCGCGCCCCCGTGGAGGTCGTCGAGCTGCCGTTCTACCGGCGGGGCTGA
- the rplA gene encoding 50S ribosomal protein L1 gives MAKRSKAYRAAEAKVEQGRLYSPAEAVALAKEIDTAKTDSTVEVALRLGVDPRKADQMVRGTVNLPHGTGKTARVVVFATGDKAAAAEAAGADIVGSDDLIARIQGGWTDFDAAVATPDMMGKVGRLGKVLGPRNLMPNPKTGTVTMDVAKAVTDIKGGKIDFRVDKHSNLHFIVGKTSFDAAQLAENYGAALEEILRLKPSASKGRYITKATVTTTFGPGIPVDPNVTEVVVGA, from the coding sequence ATGGCGAAGCGCAGCAAGGCGTACCGGGCGGCAGAGGCCAAGGTCGAGCAGGGCAGGCTCTACAGCCCCGCCGAGGCCGTCGCCCTGGCCAAGGAGATCGACACCGCCAAGACCGACTCGACCGTGGAGGTCGCCCTCCGCCTCGGCGTCGACCCCCGCAAGGCCGACCAGATGGTCCGCGGCACCGTGAACCTGCCGCACGGCACCGGCAAGACCGCGCGCGTCGTGGTCTTCGCGACCGGCGACAAGGCCGCGGCCGCCGAGGCCGCCGGTGCGGACATCGTGGGCTCCGACGACCTCATCGCCCGCATCCAGGGCGGCTGGACCGACTTCGACGCCGCCGTGGCGACCCCGGACATGATGGGCAAGGTCGGCCGCCTGGGCAAGGTCCTCGGCCCCCGCAACCTCATGCCGAACCCGAAGACCGGCACCGTGACCATGGACGTCGCCAAGGCCGTGACCGACATCAAGGGCGGCAAGATCGACTTCCGCGTGGACAAGCACTCGAACCTGCACTTCATCGTGGGCAAGACCTCCTTCGACGCCGCCCAGCTCGCCGAGAACTACGGCGCGGCGCTCGAGGAGATCCTCCGCCTGAAGCCGTCCGCGTCGAAGGGCCGCTACATCACCAAGGCGACCGTCACCACCACCTTCGGCCCCGGCATCCCGGTGGACCCGAACGTCACCGAGGTCGTCGTCGGCGCCTGA
- a CDS encoding GNAT family N-acetyltransferase, giving the protein MSEHPSVHIELMRIPDAFDDDARRRLGEVVELVRRSRQHVWGISELTAGPEELYRDLKDPFERVAILRAEVDGRLAGRAEVRMPLMGATDSAHIVVDVDPSVTSQGTGSELLAAAEQLALGESRRRFRIQTEHPGPAEIEGDGSVTGVLPMITPQTVEWVDAADGSGRLPLSNRQTRFALAAGYRLESVSDFAVLDLPLPQERVRRLLAPTGQDSPYRVHTWSGPAPERWLDELAVLHSRMAGDSYLPPAAPDPDPWDAERVRRTEQLRAEAGHRSLIAVAEHAPSGRLVGMTELVLAGPHPTIAMQDETVVLREHRRRWLGTRLKLANLRRLEAEAPEVRTVYTWSHSGDDRMGRVNARLGFRVAGRSGVWSREVPAL; this is encoded by the coding sequence GTGAGCGAGCACCCCTCGGTGCACATCGAGCTGATGCGCATCCCCGACGCGTTCGACGACGACGCCCGGCGCCGCCTGGGCGAGGTCGTCGAGCTGGTGCGCCGCTCCCGCCAGCACGTGTGGGGCATCAGCGAGCTCACCGCCGGCCCCGAGGAGCTCTACCGGGACCTCAAGGACCCCTTCGAGCGGGTGGCGATCCTGCGCGCCGAGGTCGACGGGCGCCTCGCCGGCCGCGCCGAGGTGCGGATGCCCCTGATGGGCGCCACCGACTCCGCCCACATCGTCGTCGACGTCGATCCCTCGGTCACCTCGCAGGGCACCGGCAGCGAGCTGCTCGCCGCCGCCGAGCAGCTCGCGCTGGGGGAGTCCCGCCGGCGGTTCCGCATCCAGACCGAGCACCCCGGTCCCGCCGAGATCGAGGGGGACGGCAGCGTCACCGGCGTGCTGCCGATGATCACCCCGCAGACCGTCGAGTGGGTCGACGCCGCCGACGGCTCCGGGCGCCTGCCCCTGTCCAACCGGCAGACCCGGTTCGCGCTGGCCGCCGGCTACCGGCTCGAGTCGGTCAGCGACTTCGCGGTCCTGGACCTGCCCCTGCCGCAGGAGCGGGTCCGGCGGCTGCTCGCGCCCACGGGGCAGGACAGTCCCTACCGCGTGCACACCTGGTCGGGCCCGGCCCCGGAGCGCTGGCTCGACGAGCTCGCCGTGCTGCACTCGCGCATGGCCGGGGACTCCTACCTCCCGCCGGCGGCCCCCGACCCCGACCCGTGGGACGCCGAGCGGGTGCGGCGCACCGAGCAGCTGCGCGCCGAGGCGGGGCACCGCTCCCTCATCGCGGTCGCCGAGCACGCGCCCAGCGGCCGGCTCGTGGGGATGACCGAGCTGGTCCTGGCCGGTCCGCACCCCACGATCGCCATGCAGGACGAGACCGTGGTCCTGCGCGAGCACCGGCGCCGGTGGCTCGGCACCCGGCTCAAGCTGGCCAACCTGCGCCGCCTCGAGGCGGAGGCCCCCGAGGTGCGGACCGTGTACACGTGGAGCCACAGCGGCGACGACCGGATGGGCCGGGTCAACGCCCGCCTGGGCTTCCGGGTCGCCGGGCGCAGCGGCGTGTGGTCGCGCGAGGTCCCCGCCCTGTGA